One genomic region from Scomber scombrus chromosome 19, fScoSco1.1, whole genome shotgun sequence encodes:
- the vps39 gene encoding vam6/Vps39-like protein: MHDAYESVPILEKLPLQIDCLAAWEDWLLVGTKPGHLLLYRIKKDAGTNRFEVTLEKSNKNFSKKIQQLYVVSQYKILVSLLENNIHVHDLLTFQQITVVSKAKGATLFACDLQQTSPGEERLRMCVAVKKKLQMYYWKDREFHELQGDFGAPDIPKSMAWCENSICVGFKRDYYLIRMDGRGSIKELFPTGKQLEPLVAPLADGKVAVGQDDLTVVLNEEGVCTQKCALNWTDIPIAMEHQPPYIIAVLPRYVEIRTFEPRLLVQSVELQRPRFISSAGPNIVYVASNHFVWRLVPVSIATQIRQLLQDKQFELALQLAMKDDSDGDKKQQIHHIQNLYAFNLFCQKRFDDSMQVFAKLGTDPTHVIGLYPDLLPSDYRKQLHYPNPLPTLSGAELEKAHLALIDYLTQKRSHLVKQLNDSDPSTTSPLMEGTPTIKSRKKLLQIIDTTLLKCYLHTNVALVSPLLRLENNHCHIEESEYVLKKAHKYSELIILYEKKGLHQKALQVLLDQSTKANSPLKGHERTVQYLQRLGVENLGIIFEFSPWVLKICPEDGLKIFTEDLTEVETLPRDKVLNFLKDGFKELAIPYLEHIVYVWDDKGPEFHNVLIQLYLERVQSLMKQYLNSLPDGVPAVAAGKEDGPLGEYRNKLLSFLDISSSYEPARLISDFPFDGLLEERALLLGRMGKHEQALFIYVHILKDTRMAEDYCHRYYNSSVEGNKDVYLSLLRMYLSPPDVHCLGPIKMELSEPQANLQAALQVLELHHSKLNTTKAINLLPANTQIREIRVFLESVLEEKAQRKRCNQVLKSLLQAEFLRVQEERIFHQQVKCVITEEKTCRVCKKKIGNSAFARYPNGVVVHYFCCKDRNVCPTEQ, encoded by the exons AGGACTGGCTGCTTGTTGGAACAAAGCCAGGGCATCTCCTCCTCTACCGAATAAAGAAGGATGCAG GCACCAACCGGTTTGAAGTGACGCTGGAGAAATCCAATAAGAACTTCTCAAAGAAGATTCAGCAG CTTTACGTCGTCTCACAATACAAAATTCTTGTCAGTCTTCTGG AGAACAACATCCACGTCCATGACCTCCTGACTTTTCAGCAGATCACTGTGGTGTCCAAAGCCAAAGGAGCCACGCTCTTCGCTTGTGACCTCCAG CAAACCAGCCCAGGAGAGGAAAGATTGAGAATGTGTGTCGCTGTGAAAAAGAAACTCCAGATGTATTACTGGAAGGATCGGGAGTTTCATGAGCTgcag GGAGATTTTGGTGCACCAGATATTCCGAAGTCAATGGCTTGGTGTGAAAACTCCATATGTGTCGGTTTCAAACGAGACTATTACCTCATTCGG ATGGACGGACGTGGCTCCATAAAGGAACTCTTTCCCACTGGGAAACAATTGGAGCCTCTGGTTGCCCCACTGGCTGATGGGAAGGTGGCGGTGGGGCAGGATGATCTGACTGTGGTACTAAATGAAGAGGGTGTTTGCACTCAGAAGTGTGCCCTGAACTGGACAGACATCCCTATAGCAATGG AGCACCAGCCTCCATACATCATAGCAGTTCTCCCTCGGTATGTGGAGATCCGGACCTTTGAGCCGAGGCTGCTGGTGCAAAGCGTGGAGCTGCAGAGACCTCGCTTCATCAGCTCGGCAGG GCCAAATATTGTATACGTAGCCAGCAACCACTTTGTGTGGCGCCTGGTTCCCGTGTCAATAGCCACCCAGATACGACAGCTTCTTCAGGACAAGCAGTTTGAGTTGGCTCTTCAGCTGGCG ATGAAGGACGATTCAGATGGTGATAAGAAGCAGCAGATACATCACATCCAGAATCTCTACGCCTTCAATCTGTTCTGCCAGAAGAGATTTGATGACTCCATGCAGGTTTTTGCCAAACTCGGCACAG ATCCCACCCACGTGATTGGGCTGTACCCGGACCTTCTCCCGTCAGACTATCGCAAGCAGCTGCACTATCCCAACCCACTGCCTACGCTGTCTGGGGCAGAGCTGGAGAAGGCTCATCTTGCTCTAATTGATTACCTTACCCAG AAACGCAGCCACCTTGTGAAACAGCTGAATGACTCTGACCCCTCCACAACATCTCCACTCATGGAGGGCACACCCACTATTAAAAGCCGCAAAAAGCTTCTTCAGATCATTGATACCACCCTGCTGAAGTGTTACTTGCAT ACCAACGTGGCCCTGGTGTCCCCCCTACTTCGACTGGAGAACAACCACTGCCACATCGAGGAGAGCGAGTATGTCCTGAAGAAGGCCCACAAGTACAGTGAGCTCATTATTCTCTATGAGAAGAAGGGCCTGCACCAGAAAG CTCTGCAGGTGCTGCTTGACCAGTCCACCAAGGCCAACTCTCCACTTAAGGGCCACGAGCGAACAGTGCAGTACCTCCAAAGGCTCG GAGTGGAGAACCTCGGCATAATCTTTGAGTTTTCACCCTGGGTGCTTAAGATCTGCCCTGAAGATGGGCTAAAG ATCTTTACTGAGGACCTGACGGAGGTGGAGACTTTACCCAGAGACAAGGTGCTGAACTTCCTGAAGGATGGCTTTAAGGAGCTTGCCATCCCGTATTTGGAGCACATCGTCTACGTGTGGGACGATAAAGGCCCAGAGTTTCACAATGTGTTGATCCAGCTCTACCTGGAGAGGGTTCAAAGCCTCATGAAACAGTACCTCAACTCACTGCCAGACG GAGTTCCAGCAGTAGCTGCGGGGAAGGAGGACGGTCCTCTGGGAGAGTATAGGAACAAGCTGCTGTCGTTCCTGGATATTTCTTCCAGCTACGAACCAGCAAGACTCATCAGTGACTTTCCCTTTGATG GCCTCCTGGAGGAACGGGCCCTGCTTCTAGGAAGGATGGGTAAACACGAGCAGGCGCTTTTCATCTATGTGCACATCCTGAAAGACACTCGCATGGCTGAAGA CTACTGTCACCGGTACTACAACAGCTCAGTTGAAGGGAATAAAGAT GTTTATCTGTCTCTGCTGCGGATGTACCTTTCACCCCCTGACGTCCACTGCCTGGGGCCCATCAAGATGGAGCTGTCGGAGCCACAGGCCAACCTCCAGGCAGCCTTGCAGGTCCTGGAGCTGCACCACAGCAAGCTCAACACCACCAAG GCCATCAATCTGCTCCCGGCAAACACCCAAATCCGAGAGATCCGGGTCTTCCTGGAGAGCGTCCTGGAGGAGAAGGCACAAAGGAAACGCTGCAACCAGGTGCTGAAGAGTCTCCTGCAGGCGGAGTTCCTCAGG GTGCAGGAGGAGCGCATCTTCCACCAGCAGGTTAAATGTGTCATTACTGAAGAAAAGACCTGCAGGGTCTGCAAGAAGAAAATAGGAAACAG tgcgTTCGCCAGGTATCCCAACGGCGTGGTGGTTCATTACTTCTGCTGCAAAGACCGCAACGTGTGTCCTACTGAGCAGTaa